The Tubulanus polymorphus chromosome 6, tnTubPoly1.2, whole genome shotgun sequence genome includes a region encoding these proteins:
- the LOC141907555 gene encoding uncharacterized protein LOC141907555: MSYPPPSTGYSGYPPPAGQPGYPPPTADPGYPSSGGPPGYPPPPGAYPPMEPPPAYTPQGAQAPPPQQKTIYVQQKKSKGLFGSLMQDLSQGVDSLSNDFHKYSSDNGGIFKNFNNGNVVQLVSRSSGKALQIVQSAAGGLVVDGLGPEGPQFYHAHWTVKSFSNYRVQLINNCNYLAIVNGFTVLRNYPQGTNPGPETLLKMHCAEGSFIMFESTIDPGRHIAILPDGTLKSAQASGRDVHSQFGVRLIYSPHPMVVTPVYRK, translated from the exons ATGTCCTATCCACCTCCGTCAACCGGATATTCAGGCTATCCACCTCCTGCCGGACAGCCAGGGTATCCACCGCCGACTGCAGATCCAGGGTATCCATCATCCGGAGGACCGCCGGGATATCCACCACCACCAGGCGCATACCCGCCCATGGAACCACCTCCAGCCTATACACCACAAGGCGCACAAGCACCACCGCCTCAACAGAAAACCATTTACGTTCAACAGAAAAAATCAAAG GGACTCTTCGGATCACTGATGCAAGACCTCTCTCAGGGGGTTGATTCactttcaaatgattttcacAAATACAGTTCCGATAATGGCGGCATATTT aaaaatttcAACAACGGCAACGTCGTCCAGTTGGTATCTCGATCGAGCGGCAAAGCATTGCAAATTGTACAATCGGCTGCAGGAGGACTAGTCGTCGATGGTCTAGGCCCTGAAGGACCTCAGTTCTACCACG CTCACTGGACGGTTAAAAGTTTCTCCAATTACCGAGTTCAACTTATAAATAACTGCAACTACCTGGCGATTGTGAATGGATTTACCGTTTTAAGGAATTAT CCACAAGGAACGAATCCGGGTCCAGAAACGCTGTTGAAGATGCACTGTGCTGAGGGATCGTTTATTATGTTCGAAAGCACAATCGATCCTGGCCGACATATTGCCATATTACCTGATGGAACTTTGAAATCGGCGCAAGCCTCTGGCCGAGATGTTCATTCTCAATTTGGAGTCCGTCTCATT tATTCTCCACATCCCATGGTTGTGACGCCGGTGTATCGTAAATAA
- the LOC141907916 gene encoding uncharacterized protein LOC141907916 — protein MEELKKVKMLNVEQLIVHVGTNNMTRDVPLEIVLRRHVELIRLLLYKCTGTIIVPALFPRCDDFDADTKIFHYNEMLHRECFTLGVKFVDFHFSRDLLSPTDLLHPSRKGNQFINNRIMELLLLKNEDEMCPQYFPYEIEKMQRSRAVHRRKLIAKNKLKDDQARAWDDSTIVQF, from the exons ATGGAAG AATTGAAAAAGgtgaagatgctgaatgtgGAACAACTAATCGTCCATGTTGGAACAAATAATATGACGCGTGATGTCCCGCTTGAGATTGTTCTGCGAAGACACGTTGAATTAATTCGATTGTTGCTCTATAAATGTACTGGGACCATCATTGTACCAGCTCTTTTTCCTCGATGTGATGA tttcGATGCTgacacaaaaatatttcattacaatGAAATGCTGCACCGCGAATGCTTTACACTTGGTGTAAAGTTCGTTGATTTTCACTTCTCAAGAGATCTCCTTTCACC GACTGACTTGTTACACCCCAGCCGTAAGGGAAATCAGTTCATAAATAACAGGATAATGGAACTACtgctattgaaaaatgaagatgaaat GTGCCCTCAATACTTTCCATATGAGATTGAAAAGATGCAAAGAAGTAGAGCAGTCCATCGACGAAAG CTGATagcaaaaaacaaattgaaggATGATCAAGCAAGAGCATGGGATGATTCAACAATAGTG CAGTTTTGA